A single Salminus brasiliensis chromosome 20, fSalBra1.hap2, whole genome shotgun sequence DNA region contains:
- the LOC140541856 gene encoding cation channel sperm-associated protein 3-like: MVTEHVTYLVILGERERWICCILARSNPLFIPDVKTRRESFYGKAQFCEVFRKVQRLYDRSRLGCYFRAFMVLVVVLDAAFMGLETDRELKAAYSALFEGADVFYLVVFILEFMVKVYTEPCGFWGSGANICNTGFLLLSLISRADGSYWVFRILRAFRILRIIFIIPSIQDLVLILFQGLKTAAYVTAMIFFILLVFAVAGVQHFGTADPENWGDMGVALLSTLSVVTISGWLEHQDRLHSLGIAYSELFFIILILIGNFMFLNMFTGLVMQTSKHIKMQKMEEEDLQKKRMQRKRKEQLLQSPAEYFHQLRLKYQQSDSADFLEPKEVCTSLTWINLYLTTLEKQEEDMRKLKQISDDALRIQRELLELDLEEQRGRAARNVPAGSKPGLQKGKAKSAWRLEHGLGGFANASRSFLVLPVSELCLPGFHVRRPSACA; encoded by the exons ATGGTCACTGAGCATGTtacttacctggtgatcctgggagaacgagagcgctg GATCTGCTGCATCCTTGCCAGATctaaccctctctttattcctGATGTGAAGACCCGCAGGGAGAGCTTTTATGGCAAAGCTCAGTTCTGTGAGGTGTTCAGAAAGGTTCAGAGACTATACGATAG gagtAGACTTGGGTGTTATTTTAGGGCCTTCATGGTTCTAGTGGTCGTGCTGGACGCCGCGTTCATGGGTCTGGAAACAGACCGTGAACTTAAAGCTGCGTATTCAGCGTTGTTCGAG ggggctgatgtgttttacTTGGTGGTCTTCATCTTGGAGTTCATGGTGAAGGTGTACACGGAGCCGTGCGGTTTCTGGGGAAGTGGAGCCAACATCTGCAACACCGGGTTCCTGCTGCTGTCGCTGATCTCCAGGGCAGACGGGTCATACTGGGTCTTCCGGATCCTCAGGGCTTTCCGGATCCTGAGAATCATCTTTATCATCCCCAGTATCCAG gaCCTGGTCTTGATTCTGTTCCAAGGCCTGAAGACAGCTGCGTACGTGACGGCcatgattttcttcatcttgcTCGTCTTTGCCGTCGCCGGAGTGCAGCATTTCGGGACCGCGGACCCCGAGAACTGGGGGGATATGGGTGTTGCGTTGCTCTCCACCTTGAGCGTAGTCAca ATTTCAGGCTGGCTGGAACACCAGGACAGACTTCATAGTCTAGGGATTGCCTACAGTGAGCTGTTTTTcatcatcctgatcctgataggCAACTTCATGTTCCTTAACATGTTCACGGGATTGGTCATG caaacatctaagcatataaagatgcagaagatggaagaggaagatctgcagaaaaagaggatgcagagaaagcgaaaggagcagctgcttcagagtccg GCAGAGTATTTTCACCAGCTCAGACTGAAATATCAACAGTCTGACAGCGCTGACTTCCTCGAACCGAAAGAGGTCTGCACAAGCTTGACGTGGATCAACCTGTATCTGACCAcgttagagaagcaggaggaagacATGAGAAA gctgaagcagatctctgacgatgctcttcgtatccagcgtgaactcctggagctggacctggaagagcagcgaggaagagcagcgaggaatgTCCCTGCTGGATCAAAGCCAGGACTCCAGAAAGGGAAAGCTAAAAGCGCTTGGCGTTTG GAGCACGGGCTTGGCGGGTTTGCTAACGCCAGCCGCTCGTTCCTCGTACTCCCGGTGTCGGagctgtgtctgcctggcttccaCGTGCGGAGGCCTTCGGCGTGCGCTTGA